From the genome of Azospirillum brasilense, one region includes:
- the moaD gene encoding molybdopterin converting factor subunit 1, whose translation MKILYFAWLRTKIGVATETVDLPAEVRDVGALVEWLKTRSPKHADALANSTVVKVAVNQEHVPYDYPVGPGDEVALFPPVTGG comes from the coding sequence ATGAAGATCCTCTATTTCGCCTGGCTGCGCACCAAGATCGGCGTGGCGACCGAGACGGTGGACCTGCCGGCGGAGGTCCGGGACGTCGGCGCCCTGGTGGAGTGGCTGAAGACCCGCAGCCCGAAGCACGCCGACGCGCTCGCCAACAGCACGGTGGTCAAGGTCGCAGTGAACCAGGAGCATGTGCCCTACGACTATCCGGTCGGCCCCGGCGACGAGGTGGCCCTGTTCCCGCCGGTGACCGGCGGCTGA
- the moaE gene encoding molybdopterin synthase catalytic subunit MoaE: MTVKVQSEDFDVGAELAAMTGGKTGIGGVTLFVGLVRDMAGGESVSAMTLEHYPGMTERQLEAIEAEARERWPLDDARIIHRYGRLEPGDRIVLVATASAHREAAFESCHFLIDWLKTKAPFWKMEATPEGERWVEAKESDDTAAARWTKPA; this comes from the coding sequence GTGACGGTGAAGGTGCAGAGCGAGGATTTCGACGTCGGGGCGGAACTGGCCGCGATGACCGGCGGCAAGACGGGCATCGGCGGGGTGACCCTGTTCGTCGGGCTGGTGCGCGACATGGCCGGCGGCGAGTCCGTCAGCGCCATGACGCTGGAGCATTATCCCGGCATGACCGAGCGGCAGTTGGAGGCGATCGAGGCGGAAGCGCGGGAGCGCTGGCCGCTGGACGACGCGCGGATCATCCATCGCTACGGGCGGCTGGAGCCGGGTGACCGGATCGTGCTGGTCGCCACCGCCAGCGCCCACCGCGAAGCGGCCTTCGAAAGCTGCCATTTCCTGATCGACTGGCTGAAGACCAAGGCGCCCTTCTGGAAGATGGAGGCCACCCCGGAGGGCGAGCGCTGGGTGGAGGCCAAGGAGTCCGACGACACGGCGGCGGCCCGCTGGACGAAACCGGCGTGA
- a CDS encoding LysE family translocator, which yields MNWQTLGFFFATAFVLSMTPGPNMLLAMSLGLRYGVRRAAWGGLGMCVALTTMATLSVLGLGALLAASEPAFQAVKWAGVAYLTWLGIAAWRAPVPDGSPRVSGAAAAEEAPAHRLFLRGLLVAFSNPKALVFMAALFPQFIDPTTPLMPQLVALVAIMVVIEFGWIMAYATGGNSIGARLTSGSAARTLNRLTGGLMIGAGGLLALARRL from the coding sequence ATGAACTGGCAGACCCTCGGATTCTTCTTCGCGACGGCCTTCGTGCTGTCGATGACTCCCGGCCCCAACATGCTGCTGGCGATGAGCCTCGGCTTGCGCTACGGCGTCCGCCGCGCGGCCTGGGGCGGGCTGGGCATGTGCGTGGCGCTGACGACGATGGCCACCCTGTCGGTGCTGGGCCTCGGAGCCCTGCTGGCGGCGTCGGAACCGGCCTTCCAGGCGGTGAAGTGGGCGGGCGTGGCCTATCTGACCTGGCTCGGCATCGCCGCGTGGCGGGCGCCGGTGCCGGACGGCTCGCCGCGCGTCAGCGGCGCCGCGGCGGCGGAGGAAGCCCCGGCCCATCGCCTGTTCCTGCGCGGGCTGCTGGTTGCCTTCAGCAACCCTAAGGCTCTGGTTTTCATGGCCGCCCTGTTCCCGCAGTTCATCGATCCGACGACCCCGCTGATGCCACAGTTGGTGGCGCTGGTGGCGATCATGGTAGTGATCGAGTTCGGTTGGATCATGGCCTACGCCACCGGGGGCAACAGCATCGGCGCCCGCCTGACCAGCGGATCCGCGGCCCGCACCCTCAACCGCCTGACCGGCGGTCTGATGATCGGCGCCGGCGGGCTGCTGGCACTCGCCCGCCGGCTGTGA
- a CDS encoding alpha/beta hydrolase — MRRTVGQALLGLVVALAMLGTAQTAAAQIHLNPAYGDGTLLGPTMARGAVVWSHGRSVEVEDSNAPTPLYMKTMRDAGWDVFRLDRMRVSDTLPNSSRALAGYADQLKDRGYRKVVLTGQSFGAFLSLMAAGQSDRVDAVVGTAPAAFGNFSDSYDSFRDNAAQLWPILRDIHNARVMLFFFHGDDFDPGGRGESARSILSSRGLDHIVVDQPALLTGHGAATTGMFVRRFGSCILRFAEAAPRRGDPSCDESWGRTPSAELMRAAAPEPRTGSGTSSPAGTGARSFLGVWYGAYINGREIALAVDRVEGDAVYADYVLGPGMEADQPMERAQRKGRIENDELVFDEKGRNVLRYSVRTDGRLSATWLDRSGKGRLETTLRRMD; from the coding sequence ATGAGGCGGACAGTCGGACAGGCGCTGCTCGGATTGGTGGTGGCGTTGGCAATGCTCGGTACGGCGCAGACGGCGGCGGCCCAGATTCACCTGAACCCGGCCTATGGCGACGGCACCCTGCTCGGCCCGACGATGGCCCGCGGCGCGGTGGTGTGGAGCCATGGCCGGTCCGTGGAGGTGGAGGATTCGAACGCCCCTACCCCGCTCTACATGAAGACCATGCGGGACGCCGGGTGGGACGTGTTCCGTCTGGACCGCATGCGGGTCAGCGATACCCTGCCGAACAGCTCCCGCGCGCTGGCGGGCTATGCCGACCAGCTGAAGGACCGTGGCTACCGCAAGGTCGTGCTGACCGGCCAATCCTTCGGCGCCTTCCTCTCGCTGATGGCCGCCGGGCAGAGCGACAGGGTGGATGCCGTCGTTGGCACTGCCCCCGCGGCCTTTGGAAACTTCTCCGACTCCTACGACAGCTTCCGCGACAACGCCGCGCAGCTCTGGCCGATCCTGCGCGACATCCACAATGCGCGGGTGATGCTGTTCTTCTTCCACGGTGACGATTTCGACCCCGGCGGACGCGGAGAGTCGGCGCGCAGCATCCTGTCCTCGCGCGGGCTGGACCACATCGTCGTGGATCAGCCGGCCCTGCTGACTGGCCACGGCGCTGCGACGACCGGCATGTTCGTCCGGCGGTTCGGGTCCTGCATCCTGCGCTTCGCCGAGGCGGCGCCGCGCCGGGGCGACCCGTCCTGTGACGAATCCTGGGGCCGCACACCGAGCGCGGAGCTGATGCGGGCCGCAGCGCCGGAGCCGCGCACCGGCAGCGGCACCTCCTCCCCGGCGGGCACCGGGGCCCGCTCCTTCCTCGGCGTCTGGTACGGCGCCTACATCAACGGGCGGGAGATCGCGCTGGCGGTGGACCGGGTTGAAGGCGACGCCGTCTACGCCGACTATGTGCTGGGGCCGGGCATGGAAGCCGACCAGCCGATGGAGCGCGCCCAGCGCAAGGGCCGCATCGAGAACGACGAGTTGGTGTTCGATGAAAAGGGGCGCAACGTGTTGCGCTACAGCGTCCGGACAGACGGGCGCCTGTCCGCCACTTGGCTGGACCGCTCTGGCAAGGGCCGTTTGGAGACGACCCTCCGCCGGATGGATTGA
- a CDS encoding GNAT family N-acetyltransferase codes for MDAATASQDVISLPVTIRPACRTDLPDLEWFGLHTPHREILATAFRAQERGSGALLVAEVNGFPAGQICIDFQRKRHLRRATLWALRVFQPFRNRGIATRLMTAAEGAALDHGYSESELGVDRDNAGVLAFYERLGYELRGTERGRYSYRTPAGELVQVPIDQWIMRKPLFRQVVWQTGAGFAPVIPPPAL; via the coding sequence ATGGACGCCGCCACCGCGTCGCAGGATGTGATCAGCCTGCCCGTCACAATTCGCCCGGCCTGCCGGACCGACTTGCCGGATCTCGAATGGTTCGGTCTGCACACGCCCCACCGGGAAATCCTGGCCACGGCCTTCCGGGCTCAGGAGCGTGGAAGCGGTGCTCTTTTGGTGGCGGAGGTCAACGGCTTTCCCGCCGGTCAGATCTGCATCGACTTCCAGCGCAAGCGACATCTGCGCCGCGCCACACTGTGGGCGTTGCGGGTGTTCCAACCCTTCCGCAACCGGGGCATCGCCACGCGGCTGATGACCGCCGCCGAGGGCGCCGCGCTCGACCACGGCTATTCGGAATCGGAACTGGGTGTGGACAGGGACAACGCCGGAGTCCTCGCCTTCTATGAGCGGCTGGGCTACGAGCTGCGGGGCACCGAACGGGGGCGCTATTCCTACCGCACCCCGGCCGGCGAACTGGTCCAGGTGCCCATCGATCAATGGATCATGCGCAAGCCGCTGTTCCGGCAGGTGGTCTGGCAGACCGGAGCCGGCTTCGCGCCGGTCATTCCGCCGCCAGCGCTATGA
- a CDS encoding globin-coupled sensor protein encodes MSHSAQTQSILDRISFLRIDEPTKAVLREFQPHLAQRIDQILEEFYGYLRSVPQVAVLLANPTVVSRARDMQKQHWLKNVFTGTFDDAYMAQVLKIGQAHQRIGLEPRWYTGAYCFTLNKLIDLAYQVYRKKPEKIVQLMQAINKAVFLDMDLATSVYVDLNTAAIISRELGTTADSFELEVKSVVQAVASAAQQLQGTAQNMSRTAEETSAQSTQVAAAAEEASVNIQTVAAAAEELTASIGEISHQVTQSAAIAGEAMSQAERTNTTVQGLADAASRIGQVVKLIHDIASQTNLLALNATIEAARAGEAGKGFAVVASEVKSLANQTAKATEEINSQIGAVQGATQDAVLAIRSISTTIARINDISTSIASAMEEQGAATTEIARNVQQASIGTREVSETIVRVNSSASDTGSEARSVLSATNELSIQSNNLRAEVDRFLARVRAG; translated from the coding sequence ATGTCGCATTCTGCCCAGACACAATCCATCCTCGACCGAATCTCCTTCTTGCGAATCGACGAACCCACGAAGGCCGTCCTTCGGGAATTTCAACCCCACCTCGCCCAACGCATCGATCAGATCCTCGAGGAATTCTACGGCTACCTGCGCTCGGTCCCGCAGGTCGCGGTGCTGCTCGCCAATCCCACGGTGGTCAGCCGGGCACGCGACATGCAGAAGCAGCATTGGCTGAAGAACGTCTTCACCGGCACCTTCGACGACGCCTACATGGCGCAGGTGCTGAAGATCGGGCAGGCCCACCAGCGCATCGGTTTGGAGCCGCGCTGGTACACGGGCGCCTACTGCTTCACGCTGAACAAACTGATCGACCTCGCCTATCAAGTCTACCGCAAGAAGCCGGAAAAGATCGTCCAGCTGATGCAGGCGATCAACAAGGCGGTCTTCCTGGACATGGATCTGGCGACCTCCGTCTATGTCGATCTGAACACCGCCGCGATCATTTCACGCGAGCTGGGAACCACCGCCGACTCCTTCGAACTCGAAGTGAAGAGCGTGGTCCAGGCCGTGGCCTCCGCCGCGCAGCAGCTCCAGGGAACCGCCCAGAACATGAGCCGCACCGCCGAGGAGACCAGCGCGCAGTCCACCCAGGTGGCCGCAGCCGCGGAGGAGGCCTCCGTCAACATTCAGACGGTTGCCGCGGCGGCGGAGGAGCTGACCGCCTCCATCGGCGAGATCAGCCATCAGGTGACCCAGTCGGCGGCCATCGCCGGCGAGGCCATGTCGCAGGCGGAGCGCACCAACACCACCGTGCAGGGTCTGGCCGACGCCGCCAGCCGCATCGGCCAGGTGGTGAAGCTGATCCACGACATCGCGAGCCAGACCAACCTCCTCGCGCTGAACGCCACCATCGAGGCGGCCCGCGCCGGTGAGGCCGGCAAAGGCTTTGCGGTTGTCGCGTCGGAGGTGAAGAGCCTCGCCAACCAGACCGCCAAGGCGACGGAGGAGATCAACTCCCAGATCGGCGCGGTTCAGGGGGCGACCCAGGACGCGGTGCTCGCCATCCGCTCGATCTCCACGACCATCGCGCGGATCAACGACATCTCGACCTCCATCGCGTCGGCCATGGAAGAACAGGGCGCTGCTACCACCGAGATCGCCCGCAACGTCCAGCAGGCGTCGATCGGCACCCGCGAGGTCAGCGAAACCATCGTGCGCGTCAATTCCTCGGCGTCGGACACCGGCTCGGAAGCGCGCAGCGTCCTGTCGGCGACGAACGAACTGTCCATTCAATCGAACAATCTGAGAGCCGAAGTCGACCGTTTCCTGGCACGGGTCCGGGCTGGCTGA
- the rpoH gene encoding RNA polymerase sigma factor RpoH: protein MLKKLLTGENASLTRYVEESKRFPILAPDEERELAVAWRDRGNGHALERLVGSHLRLVIKIARGFGGYGLPLVDLVAEGNVGLMQAAQKFDPGRGFRFATYATWWIRAAIQEYILHSWSLVKMGTTAAQKKLFFNLRRLKSQMQELEQGDLSPSTVTAIATELDVPDQEVIEMNRRLSSNDSSLDAALSSDGETNWLELLADDRPTQESVIAEADELALRRRLVGQALERLDDRERRILFERRLKEDPSTLESLSQQFCVSRERVRQIEVRAFEKLQKAVLSAAQALRRAPAHMAA from the coding sequence GTGCTCAAGAAACTCCTGACTGGTGAAAACGCCAGCCTGACCCGTTATGTCGAGGAGTCGAAGCGGTTCCCCATCCTGGCCCCCGACGAAGAGCGCGAGCTGGCCGTCGCTTGGCGCGACCGCGGGAACGGCCATGCGCTGGAGCGTCTGGTGGGCAGCCACCTGCGGCTGGTCATCAAGATCGCCCGCGGCTTCGGCGGCTACGGGCTGCCGCTGGTCGACCTCGTCGCCGAAGGCAATGTGGGCCTGATGCAGGCCGCTCAGAAATTCGATCCGGGACGCGGTTTCCGTTTCGCGACTTACGCCACTTGGTGGATCCGCGCGGCCATACAGGAATACATCCTGCACAGCTGGTCCCTGGTGAAGATGGGCACGACCGCCGCGCAGAAGAAGCTGTTCTTCAACCTGCGCCGCCTGAAGAGCCAGATGCAGGAGCTGGAACAGGGCGACCTGTCCCCCTCCACGGTCACCGCCATCGCGACCGAGCTGGATGTGCCGGACCAGGAGGTGATCGAGATGAACCGCCGTCTGTCGTCCAACGACAGTTCGCTCGACGCCGCCCTTTCCAGCGATGGCGAAACCAATTGGCTGGAGCTTCTGGCCGACGACCGTCCGACCCAGGAAAGCGTGATCGCCGAGGCCGACGAGCTGGCGCTGCGCCGCCGGCTGGTTGGACAGGCACTGGAGCGTCTGGACGACCGTGAACGCCGCATCCTGTTCGAGCGGCGCCTGAAGGAGGACCCGTCCACCCTGGAGTCGTTGAGCCAGCAGTTCTGCGTGTCGCGTGAGCGGGTTCGCCAGATCGAGGTCCGGGCCTTCGAAAAACTGCAGAAGGCCGTCCTCAGCGCCGCCCAGGCTCTGCGCCGCGCCCCGGCCCATATGGCGGCCTGA
- a CDS encoding GNAT family N-acetyltransferase yields MNIRSSRPDDLERIQAIYAHHVLTGAASFEEVPPGLEELARRRDDVLARGMPYVVAEMGGRVIGYAYAGPYRLRTAYRYSVEDSIYLDPDCMGRGAGRALLSTLIDRCEEAGCRQMIAVIGDSENASSIGLHRSLGFEPAGLLKAVGFKFGRWVDSVLMQRPLGHGDASPPDGR; encoded by the coding sequence ATGAACATTCGCAGCAGCCGGCCGGACGATCTGGAGCGCATCCAGGCGATCTACGCACACCATGTCCTGACCGGTGCGGCCAGCTTCGAGGAAGTCCCACCCGGCCTGGAAGAGCTTGCCCGTCGGCGGGACGACGTGCTGGCCCGGGGTATGCCCTATGTCGTTGCGGAGATGGGCGGGAGGGTCATAGGCTATGCCTATGCCGGTCCCTACCGGCTGCGCACCGCCTACCGTTACAGCGTTGAGGATTCGATTTATCTGGATCCGGACTGCATGGGGCGCGGTGCTGGCCGGGCTTTGCTCTCGACGTTGATCGACCGCTGTGAGGAGGCTGGATGCCGCCAGATGATCGCGGTGATCGGGGACAGCGAGAACGCGTCGTCCATCGGTCTGCATCGCAGCCTGGGATTCGAGCCGGCGGGCCTGCTGAAGGCGGTGGGGTTCAAGTTCGGGCGCTGGGTGGACAGCGTCCTGATGCAGCGCCCACTCGGCCACGGGGATGCGTCACCGCCTGACGGGCGTTGA
- a CDS encoding MucR family transcriptional regulator yields MTIEASELQALTAKVVAAYVGNNTVPVADLPALILNVQTAFNGLGEEKSAPAKAELVPVVPIKKSVTPEYIICLEDGKKLKMLKRHLKTVYDMSPDDYRAKWGLPAEYPMVAPNYAKARSEMATKLGLGRKRVVQD; encoded by the coding sequence ATGACCATCGAAGCATCGGAATTGCAGGCCCTGACCGCCAAGGTCGTTGCGGCCTATGTCGGCAACAACACGGTGCCGGTCGCCGACCTGCCGGCGCTCATCCTCAACGTTCAGACGGCCTTCAACGGCCTCGGCGAAGAGAAATCCGCGCCGGCCAAGGCCGAGCTGGTCCCCGTGGTGCCGATCAAGAAGTCGGTGACCCCGGAATACATCATCTGCCTGGAAGACGGAAAAAAGCTGAAGATGTTGAAGCGGCATCTGAAGACCGTCTACGACATGTCCCCGGACGATTACCGCGCCAAGTGGGGCTTGCCGGCGGAGTATCCGATGGTCGCACCGAACTATGCGAAGGCCCGGTCGGAGATGGCGACGAAGCTCGGTCTGGGCCGCAAGCGGGTGGTCCAGGACTGA
- a CDS encoding HU family DNA-binding protein translates to MPRTRKNPRAHPHQEFRMNQAELIETVATDAGIRKSDAAKVVQSVFEGISSALGRGEDVRLAGFGIFEVAERAAREGRNPRTGEVVQIAASKAPRFKPAKQLRDVVNV, encoded by the coding sequence CTGCCAAGAACACGGAAAAATCCACGCGCGCACCCGCACCAGGAGTTTCGCATGAACCAAGCCGAGCTCATCGAGACCGTCGCGACCGACGCCGGCATCCGCAAATCCGATGCGGCGAAGGTCGTCCAGTCGGTGTTCGAAGGCATTTCCTCGGCGCTCGGTCGTGGTGAGGATGTGCGCCTCGCCGGGTTCGGCATTTTCGAGGTTGCCGAGCGCGCCGCCCGCGAAGGGCGCAACCCGCGCACCGGCGAGGTGGTGCAGATCGCCGCGTCCAAGGCGCCGCGGTTCAAGCCGGCCAAGCAGTTGCGCGACGTGGTGAACGTCTGA
- a CDS encoding TerC family protein gives MDSLIAPVFLDFMGKPAWVWLTFVGLVLALLAFDLGILNRRDREIGVKESLRLSAFYIAVALLFGGWVWWSMGDTAAAQYYTGFFIEKSLSLDNVFIISLIFTYFAVPRAYQHRVLFWGILGVIVMRGVMIAAGAALVSEFHWVLYVFGAFLLITGVKMLFAVDKEPDLANNLALRLLNRHLRITDGFRGQKFFVREAGPDGRTALYATPLFLALMMVEFADLIFAVDSVPAIFAITTDPYIIYTSNIFAILGLRALYFALAAMVHRFRYLKYALALVLVFIGGKIFYTQIFGKPDPLISLGVTLTLIAGGVVVSLLKTRSEGKRLPAE, from the coding sequence ATGGATTCCCTTATCGCACCCGTCTTTCTCGATTTCATGGGAAAGCCGGCGTGGGTCTGGCTGACCTTCGTCGGCCTCGTCCTGGCCTTGCTGGCCTTCGACCTTGGCATCCTCAACCGCCGCGACCGTGAGATCGGCGTCAAGGAAAGCCTCCGTCTCTCCGCCTTCTACATCGCTGTCGCCTTGCTGTTCGGCGGCTGGGTCTGGTGGTCGATGGGCGACACCGCGGCGGCGCAGTACTACACAGGCTTCTTCATCGAAAAGAGCCTGTCGCTCGACAATGTCTTCATCATTTCGCTGATCTTCACCTACTTCGCGGTCCCGCGGGCCTACCAGCACCGCGTGCTGTTCTGGGGCATCCTGGGCGTGATCGTGATGCGCGGCGTGATGATCGCCGCCGGCGCCGCTCTGGTCAGCGAGTTCCATTGGGTGCTCTACGTCTTCGGCGCCTTCCTGCTGATCACCGGCGTGAAGATGCTGTTCGCCGTCGACAAGGAGCCGGACCTCGCCAACAACCTGGCGCTGCGCCTCCTGAACCGTCATCTGCGGATCACCGACGGCTTCCGCGGCCAGAAGTTCTTCGTGCGCGAGGCGGGTCCGGACGGGCGGACCGCGCTCTACGCCACGCCGCTGTTCCTGGCGCTGATGATGGTCGAGTTCGCCGACCTGATCTTCGCGGTGGACAGCGTGCCCGCCATCTTCGCCATCACCACCGACCCCTACATCATCTACACCAGCAACATCTTCGCCATCCTGGGCCTGCGCGCGCTCTACTTCGCGCTGGCGGCGATGGTCCACCGCTTCCGTTACCTGAAATACGCGCTGGCTCTGGTGCTGGTCTTCATCGGCGGCAAAATCTTCTACACACAGATATTCGGCAAGCCGGACCCGCTGATCTCGCTGGGCGTGACGCTGACCTTGATCGCGGGCGGCGTGGTCGTCTCGCTTCTCAAGACGCGCAGCGAGGGCAAGCGGCTGCCGGCGGAGTGA
- a CDS encoding polysaccharide pyruvyl transferase family protein, whose protein sequence is MNLGDEAILTSAIEQLRATVPGVEVVVFSRNAAHTRENHAVDRVLNPREAMKDEITPEVERLDLLLLGGGGILYDSEAQTYLREVTIAQKLGVPSYTFAIGVGPLKDRVERDAVREGLDRMTGITVREPSAKRLIEEIGVQIPVTVTADPALLLTPAPFTEEMLAEAGIPRDRPLVGLSVREQGAAAPELSDAAYHQLLAEAADYIVQRFGADVVFVPMERADVREAHRVMGRMAVSERAHLLQYRYAPRQIIGLMDHFEMAVGMRLHFLIFAAITGTPLIALPYASKVSDFLSSIGLEPRATVSHTTAGTFLADLDRLWDHRAEQKGLLRDRIPVLMERARETAPLALQTVAPRAEAAAKAAAKAAE, encoded by the coding sequence TTGAACCTGGGGGATGAGGCGATCCTCACCTCGGCCATCGAGCAGTTGCGCGCCACGGTGCCGGGGGTGGAGGTGGTCGTCTTCTCGCGCAACGCCGCTCACACCCGCGAGAACCACGCGGTGGACCGCGTTCTGAATCCGCGGGAAGCCATGAAGGACGAGATCACGCCGGAGGTCGAGCGGCTCGACCTGCTTCTCTTGGGTGGCGGCGGCATCCTCTACGACAGCGAGGCGCAGACCTACCTGCGCGAGGTCACCATCGCGCAGAAGCTGGGTGTGCCGTCCTACACCTTCGCCATCGGCGTCGGTCCGCTGAAGGACCGGGTGGAGCGCGACGCGGTGCGCGAAGGGCTCGACCGCATGACCGGCATCACCGTCCGCGAACCGAGCGCCAAGCGGCTGATCGAGGAGATCGGTGTGCAGATTCCGGTGACGGTCACCGCCGATCCGGCGCTGCTGCTGACTCCGGCGCCCTTCACCGAGGAGATGCTGGCCGAGGCCGGTATCCCGCGCGACCGGCCGCTGGTCGGCCTTTCGGTGCGCGAGCAGGGGGCCGCGGCGCCTGAACTCAGCGACGCGGCCTATCACCAGCTCTTGGCGGAGGCCGCGGACTACATCGTGCAGCGCTTCGGCGCCGATGTGGTCTTCGTGCCGATGGAGCGCGCCGATGTGCGGGAGGCACACCGCGTCATGGGCCGCATGGCGGTGTCGGAGCGCGCCCATCTGCTGCAATACCGCTACGCGCCGCGCCAGATCATCGGGCTGATGGATCATTTCGAAATGGCCGTGGGGATGCGGCTGCATTTCCTGATCTTCGCGGCCATCACCGGCACGCCGCTGATAGCACTGCCCTACGCCTCCAAGGTGTCGGATTTCCTGTCCTCCATCGGGCTGGAGCCGCGGGCGACGGTGTCCCATACCACCGCCGGAACCTTCCTCGCCGACCTCGACCGCCTGTGGGACCACCGTGCGGAGCAGAAGGGACTGCTGCGCGACCGGATTCCCGTGCTGATGGAGCGTGCCCGCGAGACGGCGCCGCTGGCCCTGCAGACGGTGGCGCCGCGCGCTGAAGCAGCGGCCAAAGCAGCGGCCAAAGCAGCGGAATGA